A window from Pseudobutyrivibrio ruminis HUN009 encodes these proteins:
- a CDS encoding amino acid ABC transporter ATP-binding protein: MAILEVKDIRKSFDKEEILKGISFDMEKGQTLSILGSSGSGKTTLLRCLNFLETPDSGTITVNGNLLFDGNNKPGKNENLREKRLHFGMVFQQFNLFPQYTALENVILAPKLENNGKSQAEILEEGKILLNKMGLSDRMDNYPHQLSGGQQQRVAIARALALKPDILCFDEPTSALDPELTGEVLKVIRELADNHTTMIIVTHEIGFAREVSDEIIFMDGGVIAEQGTPAQVIDNPGEERTRQFLSNYLK; this comes from the coding sequence ATGGCGATATTAGAAGTTAAAGATATTAGAAAAAGCTTTGATAAAGAAGAAATCCTAAAGGGCATTAGCTTTGATATGGAAAAGGGCCAGACTCTGTCTATTCTTGGAAGCTCTGGAAGTGGTAAGACAACCTTACTTAGATGCTTGAACTTTCTTGAAACTCCTGATTCAGGAACAATTACTGTAAATGGAAATCTTCTTTTTGATGGCAATAATAAACCAGGAAAAAACGAGAATTTAAGAGAAAAGAGATTGCACTTTGGAATGGTTTTCCAACAGTTCAATCTGTTCCCTCAGTATACAGCTTTAGAAAATGTTATTTTGGCTCCAAAGCTTGAAAATAATGGAAAAAGCCAGGCTGAAATTTTGGAAGAGGGAAAAATTCTTTTGAATAAAATGGGACTTTCGGATAGAATGGATAACTATCCGCACCAGTTATCTGGCGGTCAGCAGCAAAGAGTGGCAATTGCACGTGCTCTTGCCCTGAAACCTGACATCCTTTGCTTTGATGAACCTACATCAGCTCTTGACCCGGAGCTTACAGGGGAAGTACTAAAGGTAATCAGAGAGCTTGCTGACAATCATACAACAATGATTATCGTTACACATGAAATCGGTTTTGCCAGAGAAGTTTCAGATGAAATCATTTTCATGGATGGCGGAGTGATAGCTGAGCAGGGAACTCCGGCTCAGGTTATCGACAATCCAGGGGAGGAACGAACTAGACAGTTCTTATCAAATTATCTTAAGTAG
- a CDS encoding amino acid ABC transporter permease — translation MFSTVTISLLEGFFGTLKLFSLTLLFSLPLGLIISFGSMSRTPVVRMPIRFIIWVVRGTPLMLQLLIIFYGPGIFFGMNLWGSGDSGRFTAALVAFVINYACYFSEIFRGGIQSIPKGQYEAAAVLGLTRQQTFFRIILLQVVKRIVPPISNEVITLVKDTSLARVIAFYEIIWEGERFIKSAGIIWPLFYTGVFYLIFSGLLTLLFGYIEKKLDYFK, via the coding sequence ATGTTTTCAACGGTTACAATATCGCTTTTAGAGGGGTTCTTCGGAACCCTAAAGCTTTTTTCGCTAACTTTATTATTCTCTTTACCACTGGGGCTGATAATTAGCTTTGGTTCTATGAGCAGGACTCCTGTGGTGAGAATGCCAATCAGATTTATCATATGGGTAGTTCGAGGAACACCTCTTATGCTACAGCTTTTGATTATTTTCTATGGACCAGGAATATTCTTTGGCATGAACTTGTGGGGCTCAGGAGATTCAGGCAGATTTACGGCAGCTCTTGTAGCTTTCGTAATCAATTATGCTTGCTACTTCAGTGAAATCTTCCGTGGAGGAATCCAATCTATTCCAAAGGGACAGTATGAAGCTGCCGCAGTGCTTGGACTTACAAGACAGCAAACCTTCTTCAGAATCATACTTCTTCAGGTTGTAAAGAGAATTGTTCCACCTATCTCAAACGAAGTTATCACTCTTGTAAAGGATACATCTCTTGCCAGAGTTATTGCTTTTTATGAAATCATTTGGGAAGGCGAGAGATTTATAAAGAGTGCTGGAATTATTTGGCCTCTTTTCTACACGGGAGTATTTTATTTGATATTCAGCGGATTGCTTACATTGCTTTTCGGCTACATAGAAAAGAAATTAGACTACTTTAAATAA
- a CDS encoding transporter substrate-binding domain-containing protein: MKKRLLATIMALTMAMGFVACGADQTSQTENTSDTAESTESAEASESDVAYIQEKGKLIVGITDFAPMDYKDDNGEWVGFDADMAKAVADSLGVDVEFVEIDWDNKILELENKSIDVVWNGMTLTPEVTNAMETTNAYCNNAQVIVVNADKADSVTTVDEAKELSFAVESGSAGEAAASDNGLDYVAVKSQADAVMEVAAGTSDACIIDLLMAGAMVGEGTSYPDLTHTVELTTEEYGVGCRKGSDLAAYINDQFKTLYEDGTMTEIAETYGVQDAVVEQ; this comes from the coding sequence ATGAAGAAGAGATTATTAGCTACTATTATGGCTTTAACAATGGCTATGGGGTTTGTTGCATGCGGAGCGGACCAGACAAGCCAAACAGAGAATACATCTGATACAGCAGAGTCTACAGAATCAGCAGAGGCATCAGAAAGCGATGTGGCTTATATCCAGGAGAAGGGTAAGCTTATCGTTGGTATCACAGATTTTGCTCCTATGGATTACAAGGATGATAATGGTGAGTGGGTTGGATTTGATGCAGATATGGCAAAGGCTGTAGCAGATAGCCTTGGCGTAGATGTAGAGTTTGTTGAAATCGATTGGGACAACAAAATTCTTGAGCTTGAGAATAAATCAATTGATGTGGTATGGAACGGTATGACACTTACTCCAGAGGTTACAAACGCTATGGAGACAACAAATGCATACTGCAACAATGCTCAGGTTATCGTTGTAAATGCAGACAAGGCTGATTCAGTAACAACAGTAGATGAGGCAAAGGAACTTAGCTTCGCTGTTGAGTCAGGTTCTGCAGGTGAGGCTGCCGCTTCAGACAATGGCCTCGATTATGTAGCTGTAAAATCTCAGGCAGATGCAGTTATGGAAGTTGCTGCAGGCACATCTGATGCATGTATCATCGATCTTCTTATGGCAGGTGCTATGGTAGGAGAAGGAACAAGCTATCCTGACCTTACACACACAGTAGAGCTCACAACAGAGGAGTACGGTGTTGGTTGTAGAAAGGGTTCTGACTTAGCTGCATATATTAATGACCAGTTCAAGACTCTTTATGAAGATGGCACAATGACTGAAATTGCTGAAACATACGGCGTACAGGATGCCGTTGTAGAGCAGTAA